One segment of Peptococcaceae bacterium DNA contains the following:
- a CDS encoding metal-dependent hydrolase → MLWRTHVLGGAAAGLLVSEPSAAISAMAVGAAAALLPDIDSPFSQVGRRVFPAAWILKLTVGHRGVFHSVLAAAVVAAASCFIPTDILPPALMMKAVFAGYLSHILLDSLSGGTYAFYPLPARVGVSLVSTGGFLEKIVLSPALLIAVCWLAVVRKMYLL, encoded by the coding sequence ATGCTCTGGAGGACACACGTTCTAGGCGGCGCTGCGGCGGGCCTGCTGGTATCCGAACCGTCTGCCGCTATTTCGGCTATGGCGGTAGGGGCGGCGGCAGCGCTTTTGCCCGACATTGACTCGCCGTTTTCCCAGGTCGGGCGCAGGGTATTCCCCGCGGCCTGGATACTGAAACTCACCGTTGGGCACCGGGGCGTGTTCCACAGCGTCCTGGCCGCAGCGGTGGTTGCAGCTGCGTCCTGTTTTATCCCGACCGACATCTTGCCGCCGGCGCTGATGATGAAGGCGGTCTTTGCGGGATACCTCTCGCACATCCTGTTGGACAGTCTATCTGGAGGAACCTATGCCTTCTACCCGTTACCTGCGAGGGTGGGGGTGTCGCTGGTGTCGACCGGCGGTTTCCTGGAAAAGATCGTCCTGTCGCCGGCGCTTTTGATAGCTGTCTGCTGGCTTGCTGTAGTTCGCAAAATGTACCTTTTGTGA